TCTCCCTGGCAGCAGCCGAGGAACAGATCTCCAAAGGCCTCACCGACCAGGTTGCTGGCACCAGCGATTGGCAGACGACCTGCGACCCCGAGGGTGCGATTGACAATCTGCTCATCACCCAGGCGGGGTCAACGTTCACTTGCACGGCAGAGGGGACCGGACAAGACGGCAACCCGGCGTCGACCGGTATCGATGTGACCGTCAAAGACAACGCGGGCGCCCTCACCTGGAAGGCGACGCAGCAGTAGACATCTCTCAGCACGGTGCCGGTGGGAATCCAGCCGGAGTGTCGGTATCGCGCTGCGAGCAATCGCGGCTTGGTGCGTCGGCCGTAACAGCCACGCTGATAACCTGAGGGGCGAAGTACCCAGCATTGACGTCCTAGCGCTGGTGCCCCACGGTGGAGTGGCCGAGAGGCGAGGCAACGGCCTGCAAAGCCGTGTACACGGGTTCAAATCCCGTCTCCACCTCTGCTCCGGGTGGGCGGTCCGCTCCGTATGTGGCCGCCCACCCGAACACAATGGGCAGCACAAGTTGGTGCTAGCCTGCACGAGGCGCAAAGCAATCTACCGATCGATGTGATTGCGGCCGCACAGCAGTTCACGACGCACCCGTAGCGCAGCCTGGTTAGCGCACCTCCCTGACACGGAGGGGGTCCCCAGTTCAAATCTGGGCGGGTGCACCAAACATCAAACCCCCTGCGGCACAGGGGGTTTCGTTGTTTCCGGGGATAGCATTCCCAGTCAAGACCGCTAGGAAACGCGAAGCACTAGCTTCCCGACGACGGCTCGCGACGCGAGCCGCTCAAGCGCGGCAGGCGTGTCGGTCCAATCCATGATGTCGGCGATCTCCGGATGCAACTTTCCTGTCGCAACGAGTCCGGACAGCAACTCCAACGTCTTTGTGCCGGCCATTTCGCTCATGAGGTTTGGGAAGAGCAGAAGGGGTTCGTAGCGGACGCCGGGCATAGTGCCGTAAATCCCAGCGGGAAAACTTACTGAATCCTCAGATGCCTCCCCGTACTGCACGATCGTTCCCCACTTGGCGACTCTGGAAAATGCGGCTCCCAATGTGGCTCCACCTACTGCTTCCATGAT
This sequence is a window from Candidatus Nanopelagicales bacterium. Protein-coding genes within it:
- a CDS encoding zinc-binding dehydrogenase; its protein translation is IMEAVGGATLGAAFSRVAKWGTIVQYGEASEDSVSFPAGIYGTMPGVRYEPLLLFPNLMSEMAGTKTLELLSGLVATGKLHPEIADIMDWTDTPAALERLASRAVVGKLVLRVS